The Thunnus thynnus chromosome 2, fThuThy2.1, whole genome shotgun sequence genome includes a region encoding these proteins:
- the serpind1 gene encoding heparin cofactor 2: MWVITVISVALLLVSPSLAGIKEISTHFSDPKPDPRNYEPGGAVDIEAMPLEFHKENTVTNDLVFDGFDDEDYIDFDKILAAGSDDYLEGDEIDEIATPAPDIDIFAEPSDPKIRRARLLRLFSGRSRLQRLNIVNAVFGFNLYRSLRNSVNQTDNILLAPAGISIAMGMMSLGTGSGTHDQIYKVLGFAEFVNASSHYDNTTVHKLFRKLTHRLFRRNFGYTLRSVNDVYVKKDVSVKDAFRAETKAYYFAEPQSVDFSEPAFLDKANRRILKLTKGLIREPLKSVDPNMVLMLLNYLYFKGTWEQKFPKEQTHYRNFRVNEKTNVRVPMMTNKGNYLAAADHELECDILQLPYSGNISMLIALPRKITGMRTLEQDISPTVVNKWLKNMTNRTREVVLPRFKLEQNYDLIDNLKEMGLTDLFQENGDFTGMTSEKIAMNWLKHQGTITVNEEGTEAAALTQVGFMPLSSQIRFTVDHPFLFLIYEHRTDCLVFMGRVVNPSQS, from the exons ATGTGGGTGATTACAGTCATCTCTGTGGCTCTTCTGCTGGTCAGTCCATCTCTGGCTGGGATTAAAGAAATCAGCACACACTTTAGTGACCCTAAACCGGACCCCAGAAACTATGAACCAGGAGGGGCAGTGGATATAGAGGCTATGCCCTTGGAGTTccacaaagaaaacactgtcACTAATGACCTGGTTTTTGATGGCTTTGATGATGAAGATTACATTGATTTTGATAAGATCCTGGCTGCAGGCAGTGATGACTACCT TGAAGGGGATGAGATAGATGAGATTGCCACACCAGCCCCAGACATTGACATCTTTGCCGAACCCTCTGACCCAAAGATTCGCCGTGCCAGACTCCTACGGCTGTTCAGTGGTCGGTCTCGCCTCCAGCGCCTCAACATTGTCAATGCCGTTTTTGGTTTTAACCTCTATCGAAGTCTTCGAAACAGCGTCAACCAGACTGACAACATCCTGCTTGCACCTGCCGGGATCTCAATCGCTATGGGGATGATGTCTTTAGGGACAGGATCTGGAACCCATGATCAGATCTACAAAGTCCTGGGATTCGCTGAATTTGTCAATGCAAGCAGTCACTATGACAACACAACAGTGCACAAGCTCTTCAGGAAGTTGACACACAGGCTCTTCAGGAGGAACTTTGGTTACACGCTGCGCTCCGTAAATGATGTCTATGTAAAGAAGGATGTCTCAGTGAAGGATGCTTTCCGTGCAGAGACAAAGGCTTATTACTTTGCAGAGCCGCAGTCAGTGGACTTCAGTGAGCCTGCCTTTCTGGACAAGGCTAACCGTCGCATCCTAAAGCTGACAAAAGGACTGATCAGGGAACCACTGAAGAGTGTGGACCCAAATATGGTGCTGATGCTGCTCAACTACCTGTACTTCAAAG GTACGTGGGAGCAGAAGTTTCCCAAAGAACAGACTCACTATCGCAACTTTCGTGTTAACGAAAAGACAAATGTTCGTGTGCCAATGATGACCAACAAAGGGAACTACCTGGCTGCTGCTGACCATGAACTAGAGTGTGACATCCTACAG CTCCCTTATTCAGGAAACATCAGCATGCTCATTGCCTTGCCTAGGAAGATCACTGGCATGAGGACCTTGGAACAGGACATCTCCCCCACTGTTGTCAACAAGTGGCtcaaaaacatgacaaacag GACCCGTGAGGTGGTGTTACCTCGCTTTAAACTGGAGCAGAACTATGACTTGATTGACAATTTGAAGGAGATGGGCCTCACTGACTTGTTTCAGGAGAACGGAGACTTCACTGGAATGACCTCTGAAAAGATTGCCATGAACTGG CTGAAGCACCAGGGAACCATTACTGTGAATGAAGAAGGGACTGAGGCTGCTGCTCTGACCCAGGTGGGCTTCatgcctctctcctctcagatACGCTTCACCGTGGACCATCCCTTTCTCTTCCTCATCTACGAGCACCGCACAGATTGCCTTGTGTTCATGGGTCGTGTGGTCAATCCTTCACAGAGCTAA